The Anaerolineales bacterium region GACCATACAGGATGATGGAATAGGCTTCGATATGCAAGCATCCAATCTCAAAGGGATTGGGTTGGGTATTATGCAGGAGCGCGCCCTCAGTGTGAAAGCACAGCTCGAGATTCAAAGTCAACCTCATCGGGGGACTCATCTGGAATTGGTTTGGCGAACGCCGAATCAGGAGGAAGGATCATGACCGAAACAAAGGCTATTCGCGTGATGTTGGTGGACGACCATGCCGTTGTCCGCAGCGGGTTGAGCGCTTTTTTGATGGCGCACGACGATCTTGAGTTGGTGGGCGAGGCTGCGAGCGGAGAGCGTGCCGTCTTATTGTGTCAACAGGTTCAGCCCGACGTTGTTCTCATGGATTTGATGATGCCGGGCATGGATGGCGTGACTGCCACGAGAGCGATCCGTGAAAAACATCCAACCGTCCAAGTGGTTGCGCTGACCAGTTTCAAGGAAAAGGAAATGGTTGAAGGAGCGTTACAGGCAGGCGCGATCGGCTACCTGCTTAAGGATGTTTCTGCCGATGAGTTGGCGGGAGCTATTCGCGCGGCGGCAATGGGCAGACCAACCCTTGCCTCGGAAGCCACCCGTGTACTAATTCAATCTACTTGTACGCCTACCGAATCCCCAGGTTCTGATCTAACTGAGCGTGAGCGCGAAGTGTTGACGCTCATGACGGCAGGCTTGAACAATCGCCAAATTGCCGAACGGCTGGTGGTCAGCGTTTCGACCGCCAAGTTCCACGTCAGCAGTGTGCTGTTCAAACTCAATGCAACTAGCCGCACCGAAGCGGTATCCATCGCCCTACAAAACCGCCTGGTCAAGTGACCAGATTCAAGACTGTTCCAAAGCACAACCAGAAAACTCTTCTGTCAGCGGATGCGGCAGAAGAGTTTCTCTTTTAAACTGCAATCAGAATTGGATATGGAGAACGATGTGAAGACGATTTTTCTCGCGGAAGGTGAAACGCACGTGCTGAACGCCTTACGCCTA contains the following coding sequences:
- a CDS encoding response regulator transcription factor, which produces MTETKAIRVMLVDDHAVVRSGLSAFLMAHDDLELVGEAASGERAVLLCQQVQPDVVLMDLMMPGMDGVTATRAIREKHPTVQVVALTSFKEKEMVEGALQAGAIGYLLKDVSADELAGAIRAAAMGRPTLASEATRVLIQSTCTPTESPGSDLTEREREVLTLMTAGLNNRQIAERLVVSVSTAKFHVSSVLFKLNATSRTEAVSIALQNRLVK